The Thamnophis elegans isolate rThaEle1 chromosome Z, rThaEle1.pri, whole genome shotgun sequence DNA window ctaactcacctcacaaggttgtggttctggggaaaataggaagagaaagggtTTTTGGAATTgttactgccttgagttattagtaaaaaaaaataaaggcaggatacaaataaataaaatcttctgGAGTTTTGGAAAATAGACTGCTCCCCTCTTGTTTGTTAccaccccttaaatattggagcaCATGTAATTCCAAGTGTGGTCCTACCAAAGCACTATAAATTGGTACTAACTTTTCATGtgatctatccctctgttaatgcagtctagGATTTCATTGGCTGTTCTGGTGGTTGCAGCACACTacaggctcatatttaaataattgcactccaagattttatttatttgtatcctgtctttattctttttttactaaTAACTTAAGGCAGTGACAATTCCAAAAaccctttctcttcctattttccccagaaccACAGCTTTGAGAgtaaatgactggcccaagatcaccaaaTTGGtttttaaggcaggactagaactcattgtctcctgctttCTACCCTGGGGCCTTAACCACCACACCTAACTGGCTCTGAAAAGAAAGGTATATTTCAAATGATGCTGCTTTAGACATGTCTTTTgcatatatttccccaaaggtaatgttccacctcttagcctggagGGTGAAATTATCCACCCATcggagagggctcgcaatctgggtgtcctcctggaccaacagctgatgttagaacaccatttgtcggctgtgaccaggggggcctttgctcaggttcgcctggtgcaccagttgcagccctatctggaccgggaggcacttcaaatggtcactcacgcccttgtcacctcaagactggattactgtaacacgctctacatgcggctgcccctgaagagtgtccgaagactacagctggtccagaatgcagccgcgcgagcgataatgggtgtaccgaggtacacccatgttacacctatcctccgcgagctgcactggcttcctattggtctccagaccagcttcaaggtgctagtcattacttttaaagccctacacggtattggacctggctacctgagagaccgcctcctgccatttacctcccagtgACCAATacgatcacacaggttgggcctcctctgggtgccgtcgaccggacaatgccggttggtggCTCtccaagggagggccttctctgtagctgcaccagccttgtggaatgagctacctgctgagatctggaccctcaccactctcccggccttccataaagcaaccaagacctggctgttctggcaggcctggggctgttgattattccagccccatttgatgaaatgtatgttgtgttgattttaattctgtaattttaaatgttttaaatgtttttacttgttgtgagccgcacagagtccctagggaatgggcggcatacaaattccattaaagtttgaaagtttgtgATCAGCAAGAAGCAATTGTGATTCTACTGcttacatttttattatatagcaatagcagttagactatataccacttcatagggctttcagccctctctaagcagtttacagagtcagcgtattgcccccaacaatccaggtcctcattttacccacctcggaaggatggaaggctgagtcaaccctgagccagtgagatttgaacagccgaactgcagaactgcagtcagctgaagtagcctgcagtgctgcatttaaccactgtgccacctgggcTCTATATTACTGGAGATTATATTTTCATCTGCAAAGCAATTTTATCTATTAATAATTTGACAGGAAAGTCAAACTAAAAATCCAATCCATGTTATTTAATGTGACAAATAATGTCAAGTGTTATAGTGGAGTCTATGTATAGTGATGAAAATATTAGACCAGGAAGAGAGACTCATTTCAAATCCACTTTCAGTCAGGATGGCTCATTCAGAGGCCTTTACTGAGTAGCTCAAACCATTACCTCAAAAATTATTACCATAGGAATAATGAGATACGAGTCATTAAAAGTTAAAAGGTAGAATTTCAACATTTGTGGcaattgaaataaaatgaataaatcagTGAATGACTAAAGACCATTCATCTAAATGTCAATTGGAATTGTTACATGATTAttgtgaaatatattttcaaCATTTTCGTTTCAATGAATAAAAATCTTGCTACCAACATCTTTTTCATTGCCATTTTAACCTTTTCATTTCTCAGTGTATAGATAAGTGGGTTCAAAACTGGAGTAACTGCACTATAAATGAGAGTTATTATTACATCTCGTTCAGAGGAAGTACCCACAGTGGGAAACATGTAATTAAACAATACAGGACCATAGAGTAAAGATACCACAGTTAAGTGGGATCCACAGGTGGAGAAGGCTTTTTGCCAACCACGCTGGTGCTGCACTTTAAAGAGAAGGAAAGTAATGATGTACAGGTAGGAGAAAAGTATGAAGATAAAAGGACCCATAGCAACACAGCTGGTCACAATATTGAGAAGCATGAGATTTAGGTGTGTATCGCCACAGGCCAGTTTCAACAAAGGCTTGATGTCACAGACAAAGTGTTCAATTAGATTTCGTCCACAAAAGGAAAGGCGAGTAGTCATCACT harbors:
- the LOC116521350 gene encoding LOW QUALITY PROTEIN: olfactory receptor 12D2-like (The sequence of the model RefSeq protein was modified relative to this genomic sequence to represent the inferred CDS: inserted 1 base in 1 codon), which gives rise to MENQTEMSEFILLGLKNDFQLQYIYFXIFLMLYMATLVGNGAIVLVVLTEPHLHTPMYFFLGNLSYLDIFYSTVTVPKMQGFITELQTISFNGCMVQLFFFYFLGSSEGILLGFMAYDRYVAICNPLRYTIIMRKMVCVLMAIAAWSIGFFHALMHAVMTTRLSFCGRNLIEHFVCDIKPLLKLACGDTHLNLMLLNIVTSCVAMGPFIFILFSYLYIITFLLFKVQHQRGWQKAFSTCGSHLTVVSLLYGPVLFNYMFPTVGTSSERDVIITLIYSAVTPVLNPLIYTLRNEKVKMAMKKMLVARFLFIETKMLKIYFTIIM